Proteins encoded by one window of Chryseobacterium aquaeductus:
- the rplS gene encoding 50S ribosomal protein L19 gives MDLLKYVQDKYITKKEFPEFKAGDTITVYYEIKEGQKTRTQFFKGTVIQLRGTGSTKTFTIRKMSGDVGVERVFPINMPALQKIEVDRRGKVRRSRIYYFRDLRGKKARIKDAAYKKK, from the coding sequence ATGGATTTATTAAAGTACGTACAAGACAAGTACATTACAAAAAAAGAATTCCCAGAATTCAAAGCAGGTGATACAATCACTGTGTATTACGAGATTAAGGAAGGTCAAAAAACAAGAACTCAGTTCTTCAAAGGAACTGTAATCCAATTAAGAGGAACAGGTTCTACAAAGACTTTTACAATCAGAAAAATGAGTGGTGATGTAGGTGTAGAGAGAGTTTTCCCTATCAACATGCCAGCTCTTCAAAAAATCGAAGTTGACAGAAGAGGTAAAGTTAGAAGATCTAGAATTTACTACTTCAGAGATCTTAGAGGTAAGAAAGCAAGAATTAAAGACGCTGCTTACAAAAAGAAATAA
- a CDS encoding CoA transferase subunit A yields MIDKRVKNASEAIEGITDGMTLMLGGFGLCGIPENSINALVESDVKDLTCISNNAGVDDFGLGLLLQKKQIKKMISSYVGENAEFERQMLSGELDVELTPQGTLAEKCRAAQAGIPAFYTPAGFGTEVAEGKEVKNFKGKPHILEHAYEADYSIVKAWKGDHAGNLIFKGSARNFNHPMAGAGKITIAEVEELVAPGELDPNQIHIPGIMIQRIFQGETFEKRIEQRTVRKKI; encoded by the coding sequence ATGATAGATAAAAGAGTAAAAAATGCTTCTGAAGCTATAGAAGGAATCACAGACGGAATGACTCTGATGCTTGGCGGATTCGGTCTTTGCGGAATTCCTGAAAATTCAATCAATGCTTTGGTAGAAAGCGATGTGAAAGATTTAACCTGTATATCAAACAATGCCGGAGTTGATGATTTCGGGTTGGGATTACTGTTGCAGAAAAAGCAAATCAAGAAAATGATTTCTTCTTATGTCGGAGAAAACGCAGAATTTGAAAGACAAATGCTTTCAGGAGAATTGGATGTAGAATTGACACCACAAGGAACTTTAGCCGAAAAATGCAGAGCAGCCCAGGCAGGAATCCCGGCTTTCTACACACCGGCAGGTTTCGGAACTGAAGTAGCCGAAGGAAAAGAAGTGAAAAATTTCAAAGGAAAACCACATATATTAGAGCACGCTTACGAAGCAGATTATTCAATTGTAAAAGCCTGGAAAGGCGATCATGCAGGAAATCTTATTTTTAAAGGTTCAGCAAGAAACTTCAACCATCCAATGGCAGGAGCAGGAAAAATTACCATTGCTGAAGTAGAAGAATTGGTAGCTCCGGGAGAATTAGATCCTAACCAAATTCACATTCCGGGAATTATGATCCAAAGAATCTTTCAGGGAGAAACATTTGAAAAAAGAATCGAACAAAGAACTGTTAGAAAGAAAATATAA
- a CDS encoding hemin-degrading factor, which translates to MNIVINQLKEKWEALKEENPHLRIRNAAEQLNVSEAELLLTNVGNEVTVLKPEFANILTEVEKLGKVMALTRNEECVHERKGTYLNGDFSSPHAQLFVGEDIDLRIFMNHWKFAFAVVEGDKKSIQFFGKDGLALHKIYLTKDSNSKAFDEIVAQFKAENQNETFEFEAVAPKAAEKADSEIDVEGFKKAWTELKDTHDFFMMTRKFGVSRTQALRLAPEGYAKKIDTSKVVNVLEDASEKNLPIMIFVGNRGIIQIHTGEVKKTMWHQQWFNVIDPDFNLHLDVTKIAEAWIVKKPTEDGEVTAIEVFNKEGDFIVQFFGKRKPGIPELQEWKDLVADLEK; encoded by the coding sequence ATGAATATAGTAATCAACCAACTGAAAGAAAAATGGGAAGCTCTGAAAGAAGAAAACCCACATTTAAGAATTAGAAACGCTGCTGAACAATTGAATGTGAGCGAAGCAGAACTGTTGCTGACCAACGTAGGAAATGAAGTTACAGTTCTAAAACCCGAATTTGCCAATATCTTAACAGAAGTAGAAAAACTAGGAAAAGTGATGGCTCTCACAAGAAACGAAGAATGTGTGCACGAAAGAAAAGGAACGTATCTGAATGGAGATTTCAGTAGTCCGCACGCACAGCTTTTTGTAGGTGAAGATATTGATCTGAGAATTTTTATGAATCACTGGAAGTTTGCTTTTGCGGTTGTGGAAGGTGATAAAAAAAGTATTCAGTTTTTCGGAAAAGATGGTTTGGCGCTGCATAAAATATATTTAACAAAAGACAGCAACTCAAAAGCATTTGACGAGATTGTTGCTCAATTCAAAGCAGAAAATCAAAACGAAACTTTTGAATTTGAAGCAGTTGCTCCGAAAGCTGCTGAAAAAGCTGATTCAGAAATCGATGTTGAAGGTTTCAAAAAAGCGTGGACAGAATTGAAAGATACGCACGACTTTTTTATGATGACCAGAAAATTCGGAGTTTCAAGAACTCAGGCTTTAAGGTTGGCTCCTGAAGGTTATGCTAAAAAAATAGATACTTCAAAAGTGGTTAATGTGCTTGAAGATGCCTCGGAGAAAAATCTTCCGATCATGATTTTTGTAGGCAACAGAGGAATTATCCAGATTCATACTGGTGAAGTGAAGAAAACGATGTGGCACCAGCAGTGGTTTAATGTGATAGATCCTGATTTCAATTTACATTTGGATGTGACAAAAATCGCTGAAGCATGGATCGTAAAAAAACCAACGGAAGACGGCGAAGTTACCGCTATTGAGGTTTTCAATAAAGAAGGTGATTTCATCGTTCAGTTCTTCGGGAAAAGAAAACCCGGAATTCCGGAATTGCAAGAGTGGAAAGATCTTGTAGCAGATTTAGAAAAGTAA